Genomic DNA from Cucurbita pepo subsp. pepo cultivar mu-cu-16 chromosome LG13, ASM280686v2, whole genome shotgun sequence:
aaaattaaattgttaaaNaaaaaaaaaaaaagagtgaaccacaataaaacaaaattaaaaataagattataaatataagaaaagaaatattaaataatgagaTCGTTCATTTTTAATTGCTTAATGGAGAAGCATTTGGAATCTTTAAAAGTAACGGCGGGGTGACATTAGCGCACCACCACAATCTCTACTACAactaacttttctttttcatttcacttttccttttttaccCAAGTTCAATGATGGGCCGAAAAGTACGCGAGCAGGCCCACCAAAGGTGCATTGATGTACGTAGTGGGCTCGGACTCTTCAAAGAACGACCTCGAATCCGGAAACGCATCCGACACGTTGGGCCCACCCACTACAGCTCCGACTAACACATTCGGGTTGGGGCTCGGACTCAGAAAGTACCGAGAACCCGCCTTGCACCCGATCCGAGCCGGGTGGGCCTGAACCGACGGCAACGAACTAGCCCGGTGATGAATCCTGCGAGGGTAGCGCGTACCGTATCCAACCATGTAGGACATCTCCAGCGGATTATCGCCCAGAATATAGTCCACCTGGTGGGACCCAACAAATATCAGAGCCGTTCATTTTGTATGCATCTAACGTATAAAAATAGTGTTTTCAGTTTCGGATGGGGACCTGACGCTTGGCGAGGTGTCGGAGCATGGAAGGGGATGCTGAGAAGGATCCACATGGCACATTCTTATTGGCGTGACTAAGGTATTTGGAATAAGTGAGTAGAAGGAAAGACAGGGAGGTAACATGCTGCATGTTACTTCCTCCATTCTTGAACATCAACCCACCTTTACAATCAATTACAAAtccataattaataattaattaattaattaataacaaaaagaggaaaaatacCAGGAGAATATTGAACTTGAGGATGGGAAATTCCAGGTAATATTGAGCAAATAAATTCGTCAGCATTTTGCCTGAAAGATGTGAAGTATTCTGCTCTCCCCATCAGCACTTCCTGCAATTTACAATTCCACGTGGTGATGATTGGATCAGCCACGTCAGCATAAAGAACCAAACCAAAAAGGAGGAAACCACAGAGCGAATGAGAAACACGacacacaaaaagaaaagaatatggAATTACGTGAAGCTCAAGAAAATTAGCGGGAAAAAAACCAGAAAAGCAAAAGGGTAATGATAAAAGGGCGGAAATTACGCGGGAATGATGATGATAAGGGTAAGGGTAAGGGTAAGggtaaaagagtaaaagaaaccTTGGAAATGAGGACGTTAATTCCCGCGTGCTTGTTATCCCAACCAAACTCGTTGATGCTATCACTAGCTCTAAGCACCACCTCGTTCCTGAAAatgtattctctgtattcgCGCCTTCTCGACGCCTTGTGCAACCACACCGCTCCCCACAACAATTCATCCTGATCCAAcgtattaagaatatttaatattctattattatttataaatatttccaCTTACTTACTTCTACCctaaatatcatatttgcctatccatttttattttcattatattttatttgataattaaaaatagtgaATTTTGTACCTCATAACCGTTGACATCGCAGTAAAACGGACAGACGGCATTCCTCAAACTGTCGCTGTACTCTCCTCTGTGCCTGTCTGCAAATTCAAACACCTAAAGCAACAAACAGTCAATACCCTATTTACTGCTCACggtaattttcctttttttaatctattggTAAAGGTAAAAGCGGTTGGGATTGGGTGTGAAAGCGACGTACCGAA
This window encodes:
- the LOC111809338 gene encoding endoglucanase 8-like, which gives rise to MSSATMASSTSPLFPATAILLLLLLSPPAAAQHDYYDALHKCILFFEGQRSGKLPPDQRLKWRRDSAIHDGASIGIDLSGGYYDAGDNIKFGFPMAFTTTMLSWSIIDFWRNMGPELGNAVKAVKWGTDYLLKATSVPGVVFVQIGEPYSDHNCWERPEDMDTPRNVYKIDGSHPGSDVAGETAAALAAASIVFRSRDPSYSRLLLNRAISVFEFADRHRGEYSDSLRNAVCPFYCDVNGYEDELLWGAVWLHKASRRREYREYIFRNEVVLRASDSINEFGWDNKHAGINVLISKEVLMGRAEYFTSFRQNADEFICSILPGISHPQVQYSPGGLMFKNGGSNMQHVTSLSFLLLTYSKYLSHANKNVPCGSFSASPSMLRHLAKRQVDYILGDNPLEMSYMVGYGTRYPRRIHHRASSLPSVQAHPARIGCKAGSRYFLSPSPNPNVLVGAVVGGPNVSDAFPDSRSFFEESEPTTYINAPLVGLLAYFSAHH